The following proteins come from a genomic window of Frankia casuarinae:
- a CDS encoding carbohydrate ABC transporter permease, whose amino-acid sequence MFVEIAIPGAAGATVPAGAAVSAGAASRVPVRAARPSLARRMLAATPPYLYLLPGVASLVLWTYKPIIEAVQLSFYHWNLLPNSPRTYVGLDNYRQIFTLPQLRGAAKNTLWYILGLVPFAIVLPTAIALAIRDLGGRSRTVYRALVFLPMLVAPVPAAAVWRWLLDSKGVVNHALGLGDYSWLREERTALIAILAICAWQILGFATLVISAGLTGISSDYAEAAEMDGASRWQVTRWVTLPMLRSTLLFMLLITVLLSGQWTFPLLDVLTQGGPADSSTNIYYLLWEFGFRSLDSGLASAAGIAFFLVFAVVAAVLVKLADRYSFADN is encoded by the coding sequence GTGTTCGTCGAAATCGCCATCCCGGGGGCAGCCGGCGCCACAGTCCCCGCCGGTGCCGCAGTTTCCGCCGGTGCCGCGTCGCGCGTGCCGGTGCGGGCCGCCCGGCCGTCGCTGGCCCGGCGGATGCTCGCCGCCACCCCGCCCTACCTGTACCTGCTGCCCGGAGTGGCCAGCCTGGTGCTATGGACCTACAAACCGATCATCGAGGCCGTCCAGCTGTCCTTCTACCACTGGAACCTGCTGCCGAACTCGCCACGGACCTACGTCGGTCTGGACAACTACCGGCAGATCTTCACCCTTCCGCAGCTCCGGGGCGCCGCGAAGAACACGCTGTGGTACATCCTCGGCCTGGTTCCGTTCGCCATCGTTCTGCCCACCGCCATCGCGCTGGCCATCCGGGACCTGGGCGGTCGGTCGCGCACCGTCTACCGGGCGCTGGTCTTTCTGCCGATGCTGGTCGCGCCGGTCCCCGCCGCCGCGGTCTGGCGCTGGTTGCTGGATTCCAAAGGGGTGGTGAACCACGCCCTCGGGCTTGGTGACTACAGCTGGCTGCGGGAGGAGCGGACGGCGCTGATCGCCATCCTGGCGATCTGCGCGTGGCAGATCCTCGGCTTCGCCACCCTCGTCATCTCCGCCGGACTCACCGGCATCAGCAGTGATTACGCCGAGGCCGCCGAGATGGACGGGGCGTCGCGCTGGCAGGTCACCCGGTGGGTGACTCTGCCGATGCTGCGCTCGACCCTGCTGTTCATGCTGCTGATAACCGTGCTGCTGTCGGGGCAGTGGACATTCCCACTGCTCGACGTGCTCACCCAGGGCGGCCCCGCCGACTCCTCGACCAACATCTATTACCTGCTCTGGGAGTTCGGTTTCCGCAGCCTGGACTCCGGTCTGGCCTCCGCGGCGGGCATCGCGTTCTTCCTCGTCTTCGCGGTGGTGGCGGCAGTGCTGGTCAAACTGGCC
- a CDS encoding metallophosphoesterase, translating into MPILLDPTAHTPTHILIQISDTHIVREGELMHGKVDTYAALRTVLDQIEASTLKIGALLLTGDLADRGDLLAYQRLRDLVEPAAARLGTPVLYGVGNHDSRGPFREGLLGAEPTAEAHDYVHWVGDLRIIMLDTTEPGEHSGFLSTAQLRWLADELATAAPDGTILALHHPPVPSPLAMVNSLLLAEPQNLADVLAGSDVKIVLAGHAHHASAGVLSGVPVWVAGATAYRIRTLGPADRITGLVGGEYTRIDVYPEGAVATAVPIATSEVVYDMTLDEVVQLAADYH; encoded by the coding sequence ATGCCAATACTCCTGGACCCGACCGCGCACACGCCCACCCACATCCTGATCCAGATCAGTGACACCCACATCGTCCGCGAGGGTGAGCTGATGCACGGCAAGGTCGACACGTACGCCGCGCTGCGCACCGTGCTCGACCAGATCGAGGCGTCCACGCTGAAGATCGGCGCCCTGCTGCTCACCGGCGACCTCGCCGACCGCGGTGATCTGCTGGCCTACCAGCGGTTGCGTGACCTGGTCGAACCGGCGGCGGCGCGCCTGGGCACGCCCGTGCTCTACGGCGTCGGCAACCACGACTCGCGTGGCCCGTTCCGGGAGGGACTGCTCGGCGCGGAACCCACGGCGGAGGCTCACGACTACGTGCACTGGGTCGGTGACCTGCGGATCATCATGCTCGACACCACCGAACCGGGCGAGCACAGCGGCTTTCTGAGCACCGCCCAGCTGCGCTGGCTCGCCGACGAGCTGGCCACCGCGGCCCCTGACGGGACCATCCTCGCCCTGCATCACCCACCCGTGCCGTCCCCGCTCGCGATGGTGAACTCGCTCCTGCTCGCCGAGCCGCAGAACCTCGCCGACGTGCTCGCCGGCAGCGACGTGAAGATCGTGCTGGCCGGTCACGCCCACCACGCGTCCGCGGGCGTGCTCAGCGGCGTTCCGGTCTGGGTGGCGGGTGCCACCGCCTACCGGATACGCACCCTCGGCCCGGCCGACCGGATAACCGGCCTGGTGGGGGGCGAGTACACCCGGATCGACGTCTACCCCGAGGGGGCCGTCGCCACCGCGGTACCGATCGCCACCTCCGAAGTGGTCTACGACATGACCCTCGACGAGGTCGTCCAGCTCGCGGCGGATTATCACTGA